One genomic region from Hoeflea algicola encodes:
- a CDS encoding endonuclease/exonuclease/phosphatase family protein encodes MIEIGLAVLAAICLLASLMPLLPFGHGMVRSFDFGRLQAIAISVLVIVGAILAGSLTSTLVAAVVMAVVAIAIQLVFVVRFTPLWPVQTVQYAGDSKEAPTISVLTCNVKQGNRDYQSVIDLVRDTRPDIAVFMEPDRAWVEALQPCLTEFRHSIEHPQEDSYGIILASRYPLLEHEVRFLLNEEVPSISCVARLPGGRDVRIIALHPEPPLPNRDTLGRDAEILVVAKQAHKEPLPLIVTGDLNDVAWSRTTRRFLRISGLLDPRQGRGMFNSFDARFWFMRWPLDHIFHSRDFVLVAIERQRFVGSDHFPMFYCLALTEDKSGENDPPSPPSKEDLAEADEAIQIEANRNRPPAGTDWE; translated from the coding sequence GTGATCGAAATTGGTCTTGCCGTTCTCGCAGCTATCTGTCTGCTGGCCAGCCTGATGCCGCTGCTGCCCTTCGGACACGGCATGGTGCGCTCTTTCGATTTTGGCCGGCTGCAAGCCATCGCAATATCGGTGTTGGTCATTGTTGGCGCGATACTTGCCGGTTCGCTGACATCGACCCTTGTGGCTGCCGTAGTCATGGCTGTTGTGGCAATTGCCATCCAGCTTGTCTTTGTCGTGCGCTTCACCCCGCTGTGGCCGGTACAAACTGTCCAGTATGCGGGAGACAGCAAGGAGGCGCCGACAATTTCGGTGCTCACATGCAATGTCAAACAAGGCAATCGCGACTATCAAAGCGTGATTGATCTGGTCCGTGACACCCGGCCCGATATTGCCGTGTTCATGGAACCGGACCGGGCCTGGGTCGAGGCGTTGCAGCCCTGCCTGACCGAGTTCCGTCACAGCATCGAGCATCCGCAGGAGGACAGCTACGGGATCATTCTCGCGAGCCGCTATCCCTTGCTTGAGCATGAGGTTCGGTTTCTGCTCAACGAAGAAGTGCCGAGCATCTCCTGTGTAGCCCGGCTACCCGGCGGGCGCGATGTCCGGATCATTGCGCTCCATCCTGAACCGCCATTGCCCAACCGCGATACGCTTGGCCGCGACGCGGAAATTCTGGTGGTCGCCAAGCAGGCGCACAAAGAACCCTTGCCGCTGATCGTTACCGGAGATCTGAATGACGTCGCATGGTCTCGAACCACACGCCGTTTCCTTCGAATTTCCGGCCTACTTGATCCACGTCAGGGCAGGGGGATGTTCAATTCGTTTGACGCGCGTTTCTGGTTCATGCGCTGGCCGCTCGACCACATTTTTCATTCGCGCGATTTTGTACTTGTGGCGATTGAGCGGCAGCGGTTTGTCGGCTCCGACCACTTTCCGATGTTCTACTGTCTGGCGCTGACGGAGGACAAGTCCGGCGAGAACGATCCACCATCGCCACCTTCAAAAGAAGACCTCGCCGAGGCTGATGAAGCGATCCAGATCGAGGCAAACCGCAACCGGCCTCCGGCTGGCACCGATTGGGAATAG
- a CDS encoding NAD-dependent succinate-semialdehyde dehydrogenase yields the protein MSTKNLADMLKNPDLLISSAFVGGDWMADAASGKRFDVLNPSTGAVITSLPDLSVDETRAAIDTAHLAQKDWAAKTGKERATVLRKLFDLMVANADDLGAILTAEMGKPFAEARGEILYGASFIEWFAEEAKRIYGDVIPGHQPDKRIIVLKQPVGVVASITPWNFPNAMIARKLGPALAVGCAFVAKPAAETPLSALAMAKLAEDAGLPKGLLSVITSKSNAPIGQEFCSNPKIRKITFTGSTEVGRILMRQSADQIKKTSMELGGNAPFIVFDDADLDAAVEGAMISKYRNNGQTCVCANRIYVQSGVYDAFAEKLAVAVSKMKIGDGFDDGVTTGPLISEAAVSKVMEHIEDAKAKGAKVITGGSRHALGGTFFEPTILTGVTREMKVAGEETFGPVAPLFKFDTVDDVIEQANDTIFGLASYFYANDLTRVWRVAEALEYGMVGVNTGLISTEVAPFGGVKQSGQGREGSKYGCDDYLEMKYLCLGGI from the coding sequence ATGAGCACAAAAAACCTGGCGGACATGCTGAAGAACCCCGACCTGCTTATCAGTTCTGCCTTTGTCGGAGGCGACTGGATGGCGGATGCAGCAAGCGGCAAGCGTTTTGACGTGCTCAATCCGTCGACCGGCGCGGTCATCACCTCGCTGCCCGATCTAAGTGTGGACGAGACCAGGGCGGCAATCGACACCGCGCACCTGGCACAGAAGGACTGGGCGGCCAAAACCGGCAAGGAACGCGCAACGGTGTTGCGCAAACTCTTTGATCTGATGGTTGCCAATGCCGATGATCTGGGCGCGATCCTGACCGCTGAAATGGGCAAGCCGTTTGCCGAAGCCCGGGGCGAGATACTGTATGGCGCGAGCTTCATCGAGTGGTTTGCCGAAGAAGCCAAGCGCATCTATGGCGACGTCATCCCCGGCCACCAGCCCGACAAGCGCATCATTGTGCTCAAGCAGCCTGTTGGCGTGGTCGCCTCGATCACCCCGTGGAATTTTCCCAATGCGATGATTGCCCGCAAGCTCGGACCGGCGTTGGCTGTGGGCTGCGCCTTTGTCGCCAAGCCTGCCGCCGAAACTCCGCTGTCGGCGCTGGCCATGGCCAAACTCGCCGAAGACGCAGGTCTACCCAAGGGCCTCTTGAGCGTCATCACCTCGAAATCAAACGCGCCGATTGGCCAGGAATTCTGTTCCAACCCAAAGATACGCAAGATCACGTTCACGGGTTCGACCGAGGTTGGCCGCATCCTGATGCGGCAGTCGGCCGACCAGATCAAGAAGACCTCGATGGAACTCGGAGGCAATGCACCGTTCATCGTCTTCGACGACGCCGATCTCGATGCCGCCGTCGAAGGCGCGATGATCTCGAAATACCGCAACAACGGCCAGACCTGCGTCTGCGCCAACCGGATCTATGTGCAGTCGGGTGTCTACGACGCGTTTGCGGAAAAACTGGCAGTCGCGGTCAGCAAGATGAAAATTGGCGACGGCTTTGACGATGGCGTGACCACCGGTCCGCTGATCAGCGAAGCCGCCGTGAGCAAGGTGATGGAACACATCGAGGATGCCAAGGCCAAGGGCGCCAAGGTGATCACAGGCGGCAGCCGCCATGCGCTCGGCGGCACCTTCTTCGAACCAACGATCCTGACCGGAGTGACCCGCGAGATGAAAGTCGCCGGCGAGGAAACATTCGGCCCGGTGGCACCGCTGTTCAAGTTCGACACGGTCGACGATGTGATCGAACAGGCCAACGATACCATCTTCGGCCTGGCATCCTACTTTTACGCCAACGATCTGACACGGGTCTGGCGGGTGGCCGAGGCGCTTGAATACGGCATGGTCGGCGTCAACACCGGCCTGATCTCGACCGAGGTCGCCCCGTTTGGCGGCGTCAAGCAATCAGGCCAAGGCCGCGAAGGTTCGAAATATGGCTGCGACGACTATCTGGAAATGAAATATCTCTGCCTCGGCGGGATTTAA
- a CDS encoding putative quinol monooxygenase yields MFAVVVTFKIKPGQMAEFLPLILENARASRETEAGCHQFDVCHDEALPDTVFLYEVYSDLAAFDAHRATSHFKAFGEAGGQMIEAKDVRTFAQVHR; encoded by the coding sequence ATGTTTGCTGTTGTCGTCACCTTCAAAATCAAGCCCGGCCAGATGGCCGAATTCCTGCCGCTGATCCTGGAAAATGCGCGAGCCTCGCGCGAGACCGAGGCCGGGTGTCATCAATTCGATGTCTGCCATGACGAGGCGCTGCCCGACACCGTTTTCCTCTACGAGGTCTATTCGGACCTTGCGGCCTTTGACGCCCATCGGGCGACGTCCCATTTCAAGGCCTTCGGCGAGGCTGGTGGGCAAATGATCGAGGCAAAGGACGTGCGCACTTTCGCGCAGGTGCATCGCTGA
- a CDS encoding flavin-containing monooxygenase, producing the protein MHDTAPASEATAWLAMLGDNLGKGDIETTLDLLQNGCCWRDLVAFTWNIKTMEGKPAIAEMLAATLASAAPSAWQITRASKTDDGAIQAWFSFKTSVGQGQGIFSLVDGKCRTMLTTLQSLDGHEEAAGMTRISGVNHRADRNRETWSERRAREEAEFAEGTTDPYCLIIGGGQGGIMLGARLKQLGVPTVIVERNEKAGDSWRNRYRSLVLHDPVWYDHLPYVPFPDHWPVFTPKDKMGDWLEAYVKIMELTYWGSTECVSAAFNPETKRWRVELVRDGKPMIMQPTQLVFATGAYGPPKMIDLPGADSFAGEILHSSHYSEGSAYRDKKVVVIGAASSGHDISVDLWEAGAEVTMVQRSPTTVIRSETLMELGFDIYSEQAVQNGIDVDTADMIAAATPFALQPPIQRALTEKIRARDAEFYRKLEATGFLHDFGEDDTGLLMKAFRTGSGYYLDVGASQLIIDGEIGIKAGVEIDRISDTAIHFADGTALEADVIIQSTGFHSMHEVVASIVSRETADRIGTCWGLGSGTRNDPGPWHGELRNMYKPVAQENMWFQGGNLALQRFFSKYVALQIKARMEGIETPVYAPPL; encoded by the coding sequence ATGCACGACACAGCACCCGCGTCAGAGGCAACAGCCTGGCTTGCCATGCTGGGCGACAATCTCGGCAAGGGCGACATTGAGACAACACTAGATTTGCTTCAAAACGGTTGCTGCTGGCGCGATCTGGTGGCGTTTACCTGGAACATCAAGACGATGGAAGGCAAGCCCGCAATCGCCGAGATGCTGGCTGCGACGCTGGCTTCGGCGGCACCATCGGCATGGCAGATCACGCGGGCGTCAAAGACCGATGATGGCGCCATCCAGGCCTGGTTCAGTTTCAAGACCAGTGTCGGACAGGGCCAGGGAATCTTCAGCCTGGTGGATGGCAAATGCCGGACCATGCTAACGACACTGCAGTCGCTCGATGGCCATGAAGAAGCGGCCGGGATGACGCGCATTTCCGGCGTCAATCACCGCGCAGACCGCAACCGCGAGACCTGGTCGGAACGCCGCGCGCGGGAAGAAGCCGAATTTGCGGAGGGAACCACTGATCCTTACTGCCTGATCATCGGCGGCGGCCAGGGTGGCATCATGCTCGGCGCCCGGCTAAAACAGCTCGGGGTGCCGACGGTGATTGTCGAGAGAAACGAGAAGGCTGGCGATTCCTGGCGCAACCGCTACCGCTCGCTCGTGCTGCACGACCCGGTCTGGTACGATCACCTGCCCTATGTTCCGTTTCCCGACCATTGGCCGGTGTTTACGCCCAAGGACAAGATGGGCGACTGGCTGGAAGCCTATGTGAAGATCATGGAGCTGACCTATTGGGGCAGCACCGAGTGTGTTTCCGCCGCATTCAATCCGGAAACAAAGCGCTGGCGCGTCGAGCTTGTGCGCGACGGCAAGCCGATGATCATGCAGCCGACGCAGCTGGTGTTCGCCACCGGCGCCTACGGCCCGCCGAAGATGATCGACCTGCCCGGCGCTGACAGTTTTGCGGGCGAGATCCTCCATTCCAGCCACTATTCCGAGGGATCGGCCTACCGCGACAAGAAGGTGGTGGTGATCGGGGCTGCCAGTTCCGGGCACGACATATCGGTCGACCTGTGGGAAGCAGGTGCCGAGGTGACCATGGTCCAGCGCTCCCCCACAACCGTGATCCGGTCGGAAACGCTGATGGAGCTTGGCTTCGACATCTATTCCGAACAAGCAGTGCAAAACGGCATCGACGTCGACACAGCCGACATGATTGCGGCGGCGACGCCTTTCGCCCTGCAACCGCCGATCCAACGTGCGCTTACTGAAAAGATTCGCGCGCGCGACGCTGAATTCTATCGCAAGCTCGAAGCAACCGGGTTCCTGCACGATTTCGGGGAGGACGACACCGGGCTGTTGATGAAGGCGTTCCGCACCGGGTCGGGCTACTATCTCGATGTCGGTGCATCGCAATTGATCATCGACGGTGAAATCGGCATCAAGGCCGGGGTCGAGATCGACCGGATTTCGGACACGGCGATCCATTTTGCCGATGGCACGGCGCTTGAAGCCGATGTGATCATCCAGTCCACCGGCTTTCACTCTATGCATGAGGTCGTGGCCAGTATCGTCTCGCGCGAAACCGCCGACCGGATCGGCACCTGCTGGGGCCTGGGTTCCGGCACCCGCAACGACCCCGGTCCATGGCATGGCGAACTGCGCAACATGTACAAGCCGGTGGCGCAGGAGAACATGTGGTTCCAGGGTGGCAATCTGGCGTTGCAGCGGTTCTTCTCCAAATACGTGGCGCTGCAGATTAAGGCGCGGATGGAAGGCATCGAAACCCCGGTCTACGCCCCGCCGCTCTGA
- a CDS encoding MurR/RpiR family transcriptional regulator — MTQRAGKPHQSNAAPDDASNEDYAKAIPDILSQIKDSYAELRPAERRVADVVLADVTFSVDASNADIARKAEVSEPTVTRFCRAIGCDGVRDFKLKLAQSVVVGRLYLSPNPPPEPSENGSPLWNVVFGEARNALNAVERSIDPKDILKAAELVSSAPQVLVFGLGGSSTALALETQNRLFRYGVIVSSYSDPYIMKMTASTLKPGDLVIAISGTGRTREVVEATTLAKHYRANTIAITTPDSDLSAAADLALTVDVPEFQDVLKPTASRYAFLAIIDLVSTAVGYRLEPDARETLRRIKYTVLNHRKGKVLEPLGD; from the coding sequence GTGACCCAGAGAGCGGGAAAGCCGCATCAAAGCAACGCCGCGCCGGACGACGCCAGCAACGAAGACTATGCCAAGGCGATTCCCGACATTCTCTCCCAGATCAAGGATTCCTACGCGGAACTGCGCCCGGCCGAACGACGGGTCGCCGATGTGGTTCTTGCAGATGTGACCTTTTCCGTAGATGCCTCAAACGCCGATATCGCGAGGAAGGCCGAAGTCAGCGAGCCGACCGTTACCCGATTTTGTCGCGCCATCGGCTGCGATGGCGTGCGCGATTTCAAGCTCAAGCTGGCACAGAGCGTCGTGGTGGGACGGCTTTACCTCTCTCCCAACCCGCCTCCTGAACCCAGCGAGAACGGATCGCCGCTTTGGAACGTTGTATTCGGCGAAGCTCGCAATGCACTTAATGCGGTCGAACGCAGCATCGACCCGAAGGACATCCTGAAGGCTGCCGAACTGGTGTCCAGCGCGCCGCAAGTGCTGGTGTTCGGCCTTGGCGGAAGCTCGACGGCGTTGGCGCTGGAAACCCAGAACCGGCTGTTTCGCTACGGCGTCATCGTGTCTTCCTATTCCGACCCCTATATCATGAAGATGACCGCCTCGACGCTCAAGCCGGGCGATCTGGTGATCGCGATCTCGGGCACCGGACGCACCCGTGAAGTGGTGGAAGCAACGACGCTTGCCAAGCATTACCGCGCCAACACGATTGCCATCACCACTCCGGACAGCGATCTGTCAGCTGCTGCCGATCTGGCGCTTACTGTTGATGTACCGGAATTTCAGGACGTGCTCAAACCAACCGCCTCGCGCTACGCCTTCCTGGCGATCATCGATCTGGTGTCAACTGCGGTCGGTTACCGGCTCGAGCCGGATGCACGCGAAACGCTGCGGCGGATCAAGTACACGGTGCTCAATCATCGCAAGGGCAAGGTGCTGGAACCGTTGGGCGACTGA
- a CDS encoding ABC transporter ATP-binding protein — protein sequence MTVEQAIHPKLSVRGATKVYNTRSGDLLAIDRCSVDVLDGEIVSIVGPSGCGKTTLLWSMSGLHGLSAGEVLLDGKPVTGPNPDISMVFQNANLLPWRNLDANINFPFEIKGIKPDRIWIDELLNRVGLEGFGNRFPGELSGGMQQRAALVRALSFKPSVLLMDEPFGALDSFTREEMNRLVEEIWLDTKTTIVLITHSIEEAIFLSDRVVVMSPRPGRVANIHTVPFARPRSMEIMATKEVFDLTNAIKQEIVGNQQSRYPADRAAAPSQSVQTAAQ from the coding sequence ATGACTGTCGAACAAGCCATCCATCCCAAACTCTCAGTGAGGGGCGCGACCAAGGTGTACAACACTCGGTCGGGCGACCTGTTGGCGATTGATCGTTGCTCGGTAGATGTACTGGATGGCGAAATCGTTTCGATCGTCGGCCCATCAGGTTGCGGCAAGACCACGCTGCTGTGGTCGATGTCGGGGCTGCATGGTCTCAGCGCCGGCGAGGTGCTGCTCGACGGCAAACCGGTGACCGGCCCCAATCCCGACATCAGCATGGTGTTTCAGAATGCCAATCTGCTGCCGTGGCGCAATCTCGATGCCAATATCAATTTTCCTTTCGAGATCAAGGGCATCAAGCCCGACAGGATCTGGATTGATGAATTGCTCAACCGCGTTGGACTTGAAGGCTTTGGCAATCGCTTTCCGGGCGAACTTTCGGGCGGCATGCAGCAACGCGCGGCGCTGGTAAGGGCGTTGTCGTTCAAGCCTTCGGTGCTGTTGATGGATGAGCCGTTCGGTGCGCTTGATTCGTTCACCCGCGAGGAAATGAACCGGCTGGTGGAAGAGATTTGGCTCGATACCAAAACCACCATCGTGCTGATCACCCACTCTATCGAGGAAGCGATCTTCCTTTCCGACCGCGTTGTGGTGATGAGCCCGCGGCCGGGCCGGGTCGCCAATATTCATACGGTACCGTTCGCCCGACCGCGGTCCATGGAAATCATGGCGACCAAGGAGGTTTTCGATCTCACCAACGCCATCAAGCAGGAGATCGTCGGGAACCAGCAAAGCCGCTACCCGGCGGACCGTGCTGCCGCACCCTCCCAATCTGTCCAGACAGCAGCCCAGTGA